A single window of Carassius gibelio isolate Cgi1373 ecotype wild population from Czech Republic chromosome A19, carGib1.2-hapl.c, whole genome shotgun sequence DNA harbors:
- the LOC127935312 gene encoding diacylglycerol O-acyltransferase 1, which produces MGDRSERSSARRKRRTTISGDAAGAHAKRGGAGETLSGQLKEKEQRHETPANKHKNHSDAGHDSFSCHKLQESLLSSNSGYSNYRGILNWCVVMLVLSNARLVLENLIKYGILVDPIQIISLFLKDPYSWPAPCLIIVSNVFIMAALYIERKLSVGTVSECTGTFLHCINLAALLFVPAGTVLSVSSMTPVGGVVALGVFTVLFLKLYSYRDVNKWCREIRRAKARTLSRSHSCPSVHKANGTTGYTHVSYPGNLTHRDIYYFIFVPTLCYELNFPRSPRIRKRFLLRRLLEMLFLMQLMIGLIQQWMVPTIQNSMKPFQDMDLSRIVERLLKLAVPNHFIWLIFFYWYFHSSMNFVAELLQFGDREFYRDWWNSETIPYFWSNWNIPVHKWCLRHFYKPMLVKGVNKLAAQLAVFFMSAFFHEYLVSVPLKMFRLWAFLGMMAQIPLAYFVGRFLRGNYGNAAVWMSLIIGQPIAVLMYFHDYYVLHYGNTAEGVAA; this is translated from the exons ATGGGCGACAGAAGCGAGAGGAGCTCGGCGAGGCGCAAGCGGAGAACCACGATCTCCGGAGACGCGGCGGGAGCCCACGCGAAGCGCGGCGGCGCGGGAGAGACGCTCAGCGGGCAGCTGAAGGAGAAAGAGCAGAGGCACGAAACACCAGCGAATAAACACAAGAATCACAGCGATGCTGGTCATGACTCCTTCAG CTGCCATAAGCTGCAGGAGTCGCTGCTCAGCTCCAACAGCGGCTACAGCAACTACAGAGGAATCCTCAACTGGTGTGTGGTCATGCTG gtTCTGTCCAATGCACGGTTGGTCCTGGAGAACCTTATAAA ATATGGCATTCTGGTGGACCCCATCCAGATCATCTCTCTCTTCCTGAAGGACCCGTACAGCTGGCCGGCTCCGTGCCTGATCATTG TTTCCAACGTCTTTATAATGGCAGCTTTGTACATAGAGAGAAAGCTATCTGTG GGCACCGTCTCAGAGTGCACCGGAACATTCCTTCACTGCATCAATCTTGCAGCTCTTTTATTTGTCCCAGCCGGTACAGTTCTCAGTGTGTCCTCGATGACCCCAG TGGGTGGTGTTGTGGCGTTGGGTGTCTTCACTGTTCTCTTCCTCAAGCTCTATTCATACAGAGATGTCAACAAATGGTGCAGAGAGATCAGACGCGCCAAAGCCCGAACCCTGTCTCGCTCTCACTCCT GCCCATCTGTGCACAAAGCCAACGGCACGACTGGATACACACACGTGAGCTATCCAGGAAACCTCACACACAGAG acatttattattttattttcgttCCAACTCTGTGTTACGAGCTGAACTTCCCGCGGTCTCCCCGGATCCGGAAGCGTTTCTTACTGCGTCGACTGCTTGAGATG CTGTTTTTAATGCAGTTAATGATTGGACTAATACAGCAG tGGATGGTTCCGACGATTCAGAACTCAATGAAACCTTTTCAG GACATGGATTTGTCCAGAATAGTTGAACGTCTGCTGAAACTTGCG GTGCCCAATCATTTTATCTGGCTCATCTTTTTCTATTGGTATTTCCACTCCTCTATGAACTTCGTAGCGGAGCTCCTGCAGTTTGGAGACCGCGAGTTTTACCGCGACTGGTG GAACTCTGAAACAATTCCGTATTTTTGGTCAAACTGGAACATTCCTGTTCACAAGTGGTGCCTAAG ACACTTTTATAAGCCCATGTTGGTGAAAGGAGTAAATAAGTTAGCAGCTCAGTTAGCCGTGTTCTTCATGTCGGCGTTTTTCCATGAG TATTTAGTGAGTGTTCCTCTAAAGATGTTTCGCCTCTGGGCGTTTCTGGGAATGATGGCACAG ATCCCGCTCGCCTATTTTGTGGGCCGATTCTTGAGGGGAAACTATGGCAATGCTGCTGTCTGGATGTCGCTGATCATCGGCCAGCCGATCGCTGTGCTCATGTACTTTCATGACTATTACGTGCTGCATTATGGGAATACGGCAGAGGGCGTCGCGGCATGA